The following are from one region of the Candidatus Obscuribacterales bacterium genome:
- a CDS encoding serine/threonine protein kinase has product MDEGQQLKPQAAGDPIGLKPGEIFWNNYRVINIVGRGGVSTVYKAENVQSKEIVAIKVLHTQKVHDEELVRRFVREAQNTMQLDEPHVVRIIEWGIDKLERPFMIMEFLSGETLSKRIERSRGLSFHKAVDIMEQVCSAIAEAHAKGIIHRDLKPENIMLTAAAGRDDFVKVFDFGIAKKEPKDDTEEGQVALTKSGAILGTPQYMSPEQLRGKKADARSDIYALGIIMYEMITGRPPFYSKNTAEIVVGHLNVVPDSPSRMRIDMGIPEQLSDAVLRALSKNPWERPTTVQEFRQSLQRAIERSAPRPSPVMTETPMSQAISRQSIPQSPVMPAQMPGDPVRRVCPNCKTLNTGANFRYCLKCGQDNMNRWLPYKEKGVGKDHSDLVSKFFNIRILILVLLLLVVFQGYQFIAKPVDLSGNYKATFDHQLFANNKDFSDALAKKLCFDKAEVVLSQDEDQLEGVISTKYGQGALKGSVTVVDPLIVAYEATCSIRRPEGRLDLEIKGSFNKLLRSDLWRLSANFFGRQKTAVDTVRMELE; this is encoded by the coding sequence ATGGACGAAGGGCAACAACTAAAACCACAAGCAGCCGGCGATCCAATTGGACTCAAGCCGGGAGAAATCTTTTGGAACAACTACCGCGTGATAAACATCGTAGGACGTGGTGGAGTTAGTACTGTTTACAAAGCGGAAAACGTCCAGAGCAAAGAAATAGTCGCCATTAAAGTTTTGCACACGCAAAAGGTGCATGACGAAGAATTAGTTAGACGATTTGTGCGTGAAGCGCAAAACACAATGCAATTGGACGAGCCTCACGTCGTAAGAATTATCGAATGGGGCATAGACAAGCTCGAGCGCCCTTTCATGATCATGGAATTTTTGAGCGGTGAAACATTATCCAAGCGCATTGAACGCTCCAGAGGCTTGAGTTTCCACAAAGCTGTGGACATCATGGAACAAGTGTGTTCAGCAATTGCTGAAGCTCACGCCAAAGGCATTATTCACAGGGACTTGAAACCGGAAAATATAATGCTTACAGCAGCAGCCGGACGAGATGATTTCGTCAAAGTATTCGATTTTGGAATTGCTAAGAAAGAACCTAAAGACGATACTGAAGAGGGACAAGTTGCTCTTACAAAATCAGGAGCAATTCTAGGAACTCCGCAGTACATGTCACCGGAACAACTGCGCGGCAAAAAGGCCGATGCACGTTCCGACATTTATGCTCTGGGCATAATTATGTACGAAATGATTACGGGCAGACCGCCTTTCTATTCTAAAAACACAGCCGAAATAGTCGTTGGTCATTTAAATGTCGTACCTGATTCGCCATCTCGCATGCGAATTGACATGGGGATTCCAGAACAACTAAGCGATGCGGTGCTGCGCGCCTTGTCGAAAAATCCCTGGGAGCGTCCGACGACAGTGCAAGAATTTCGCCAGTCGCTGCAACGAGCAATCGAGCGCTCAGCACCAAGGCCAAGTCCTGTTATGACTGAGACTCCAATGTCTCAGGCAATTAGCCGTCAATCTATTCCGCAATCGCCTGTCATGCCGGCACAAATGCCTGGCGATCCGGTGCGTCGTGTTTGTCCTAATTGCAAGACTCTTAATACTGGAGCCAATTTCCGTTACTGCTTGAAGTGCGGACAAGATAATATGAATCGCTGGCTGCCATACAAAGAAAAAGGCGTTGGTAAAGATCATAGTGATCTTGTCAGCAAATTTTTCAACATACGCATCCTGATTCTCGTTCTGCTCTTACTTGTGGTCTTTCAGGGCTATCAGTTTATTGCCAAGCCGGTTGATTTAAGCGGTAATTACAAAGCAACATTTGATCATCAACTCTTTGCCAACAATAAAGATTTCAGTGACGCATTGGCGAAGAAACTCTGTTTTGATAAGGCTGAAGTCGTCTTGAGTCAAGACGAAGATCAATTGGAAGGCGTCATAAGCACCAAGTACGGACAAGGTGCTCTTAAAGGTTCCGTTACGGTAGTTGATCCGCTCATTGTCGCCTATGAGGCAACTTGCTCCATCAGACGCCCTGAAGGACGACTAGACTTGGAAATAAAAGGCTCTTTCAATAAGCTTCTTAGAAGCGATCTCTGGCGGCTAAGCGCAAACTTCTTCGGCAGGCAAAAGACAGCAGTTGATACGGTACGAATGGAACTCGAATAA
- the tmk gene encoding dTMP kinase, giving the protein MVKSNSGIFISLEGPDGAGKTTQLKLLSKYLDSVNCQYIITRDPGGTPLGKQIRRIVLHSEGDVSPVAELLLYQADRAQHVSEIIGPALKKGLVVLCDRYVDSTLAYQGYGRNIDLGLIRQLNEIATGGLMPELTILFDIDSEAGLSRLHPSGHDRLEREATDFHTRVRNGYLALAKAEPQRWRVIDAGRAMSAVQEDLQSIIAEKLGVTV; this is encoded by the coding sequence ATGGTAAAGTCGAACTCCGGAATTTTTATATCCCTCGAAGGACCTGACGGCGCTGGAAAAACCACGCAGTTGAAATTACTTTCCAAGTATTTGGATTCCGTCAATTGCCAATACATAATTACCCGCGATCCGGGTGGCACGCCCTTGGGCAAACAAATACGACGCATCGTTTTACATTCTGAGGGCGATGTTTCTCCTGTTGCTGAACTTTTGCTCTATCAAGCAGATCGCGCACAGCATGTTTCAGAAATAATTGGACCTGCCTTGAAGAAGGGACTTGTTGTTCTTTGTGATAGATATGTCGATTCAACTCTAGCTTATCAGGGCTATGGTCGAAATATTGATCTCGGTCTTATTCGACAACTGAATGAAATTGCCACCGGCGGTTTAATGCCTGAATTGACGATCTTGTTTGACATTGACAGCGAAGCGGGTCTTTCACGATTGCACCCGAGCGGACACGATAGACTTGAGCGCGAAGCAACAGATTTTCACACGAGAGTTCGAAATGGTTATTTGGCGCTAGCCAAAGCAGAGCCGCAACGATGGCGTGTTATTGACGCTGGACGCGCAATGTCCGCGGTACAAGAAGACTTGCAATCAATAATTGCCGAAAAGCTTGGCGTTACCGTTTAG
- a CDS encoding aldehyde dehydrogenase family protein produces MTQTLVEPKVKVDRKWQLWIDGKFEDGETERELYNPATGKVLTKVSEASGKQVEKAIKAARKAFDKGPWPRLTAAERSQFLFKIADKLDENKEELAQLETLNGGKPIRESRYDIGDAANCFRYYAGLITKPSGQQVDVPAPSFTTVVREPIGVCGQIIPWNYPLLMAAWKLAPALAAGNTCVLKPSEYTPLTAVRLAEILNELELPAGVVNIVLGGGSNVGQPIAESTLVDKIAFTGSVKTGKLIASAALSNLKKVTLELGGKSPMVVFPDFDLDIAVDYALFAIYCNAGQVCSAGSRMIVEESIYDDFVKKMVARAKKIKVGPGLDENTEMGPLVSEAQLKRVMEYIEVGKKEGAKLEVGGERATGKDLSNGYFVSPTIFSNVKPNMRIAQEEIFGPVVVIEKFKTEDEAIELANDSQYGLAGAVFSNDITRAHRVVKAIRAGITWVNVYHNTYAECPWGGYKQSGWGRELGVAGLEAYTELKQININLDPQPVGWFAE; encoded by the coding sequence ATGACTCAGACTTTAGTAGAACCAAAAGTCAAGGTAGATCGAAAGTGGCAACTCTGGATAGATGGAAAATTTGAAGACGGAGAAACGGAAAGAGAGCTTTACAACCCGGCAACAGGTAAAGTTCTGACGAAAGTATCCGAAGCCTCCGGCAAGCAAGTAGAAAAGGCAATCAAAGCTGCCCGCAAGGCTTTTGATAAAGGACCTTGGCCGAGACTAACGGCAGCCGAGCGCTCACAGTTTCTCTTTAAGATTGCCGACAAGTTGGATGAAAACAAAGAAGAGCTGGCTCAGCTTGAAACATTGAATGGTGGCAAACCGATTCGTGAATCTCGCTATGACATAGGCGATGCAGCTAACTGCTTCCGTTATTATGCAGGACTTATAACCAAGCCATCCGGTCAACAAGTTGATGTGCCGGCACCATCTTTTACAACTGTAGTTAGAGAACCAATTGGTGTTTGCGGTCAAATAATTCCCTGGAATTATCCATTACTCATGGCTGCCTGGAAATTGGCTCCGGCACTAGCTGCAGGAAATACTTGTGTGCTAAAGCCCTCAGAATACACACCGCTTACTGCTGTCCGCCTTGCCGAAATTCTGAACGAATTGGAATTGCCTGCAGGTGTGGTAAACATTGTTCTTGGTGGCGGTTCGAATGTCGGACAACCGATTGCTGAAAGTACATTAGTCGACAAAATTGCGTTTACCGGCAGCGTGAAGACAGGCAAACTAATAGCATCAGCTGCTTTGTCGAACTTGAAGAAAGTGACATTGGAATTAGGCGGCAAATCACCAATGGTTGTCTTTCCTGATTTCGATCTCGATATTGCAGTCGACTATGCGCTCTTTGCTATTTACTGCAATGCCGGTCAAGTATGTTCAGCCGGCTCGCGCATGATTGTCGAAGAATCTATCTATGACGACTTCGTCAAAAAGATGGTTGCCCGCGCTAAGAAAATTAAAGTTGGACCAGGTCTTGATGAGAATACGGAAATGGGTCCGCTTGTTAGCGAAGCGCAACTCAAACGCGTCATGGAATACATTGAGGTAGGCAAAAAAGAAGGCGCCAAATTAGAAGTCGGCGGAGAGAGAGCTACAGGCAAAGATCTATCAAACGGCTATTTCGTAAGTCCAACAATTTTCAGCAACGTAAAACCGAACATGCGCATAGCCCAAGAAGAAATTTTTGGACCTGTTGTCGTCATAGAAAAATTCAAAACTGAAGACGAAGCAATTGAATTAGCAAACGACAGCCAATACGGTTTGGCTGGAGCTGTTTTCAGTAACGACATTACACGTGCACACCGTGTTGTGAAAGCAATTCGCGCAGGAATTACTTGGGTGAATGTGTATCACAACACTTATGCAGAATGTCCCTGGGGCGGCTACAAACAAAGTGGCTGGGGTAGAGAACTTGGTGTTGCCGGTCTCGAGGCATACACTGAGCTCAAGCAAATAAACATCAATCTTGATCCACAACCCGTTGGTTGGTTTGCAGAGTAA
- a CDS encoding BamA/TamA family outer membrane protein — MKQRRYQAITLSLTALLSWQTLSPVFAQDSLDSAPSPDSIPSDLTIHNVTVEGNRLIPTEDILNVVKTKPGDKFDRDQVMTDLKAVNSMGYFDDRNLQVVPELNSGGVLLKIRVQENAPVTQFAFQGNNALSTEEISKSFSDQLGKPQNLNQLSSAIDKVEQTYHEKGYLLARVVDVKDDPDGSIGMTINEGVIEKVEIVGNHKTKDFIIKNAIKVKPGSVYNERDLTTALRKLYANGYFQDIRRSLTPNPTDPNKYTLKVEVDEKRTGSVGLGGGVDTVAGPFGSFSVSDANFRGRGQVVQMNAQIGSGMLNSLSNTVNNGGNKFLSNRRTYQLEGSWIEPNLMGSKTSLALNAFARDFNSMTIDYSQQQTFGLGATFTRPLAKHTTANLGLLGETTKLFDVGNFANNMNTTEYLTQQALQQGFTNNPTTAYQMANQVRNQQLQGGTYATFSPSIQYDTRDSMSDPHKGSVARLSGGPSLGLAGPSFMRLGASVSKYVPVTRNSNLAFNFQGGAAMGGMPQFAMYRLGGYNGLRGYRQFTDLGTGSSMLMATAEYRFKIPMPKGSGSSVYNYVANKVNKHARLALFTDAGAVGGNAMTNDFFQRGTIGASAGIGLRLNLPMVGVIRLDYGFPLLSTALGKMTPRFTVGFGDKF, encoded by the coding sequence ATGAAACAGAGACGGTATCAAGCAATTACACTTTCCCTGACGGCTTTACTTAGCTGGCAGACACTGTCGCCTGTATTTGCCCAAGATTCTCTCGATTCGGCTCCAAGCCCGGATAGCATCCCGTCTGATCTGACCATTCACAACGTCACGGTTGAAGGCAACAGACTTATTCCGACAGAAGACATTCTCAATGTCGTTAAGACAAAACCCGGAGACAAATTCGATCGCGATCAGGTAATGACTGACTTAAAAGCGGTCAACTCTATGGGCTATTTTGACGATCGCAATTTGCAAGTTGTCCCGGAATTAAATTCAGGTGGCGTACTTCTCAAAATCCGTGTGCAAGAAAATGCGCCTGTAACGCAATTCGCCTTCCAAGGCAACAACGCTTTATCCACAGAAGAAATTTCCAAATCCTTCTCAGATCAATTAGGCAAACCGCAGAACTTAAATCAACTGTCTTCAGCAATTGATAAAGTCGAGCAAACCTATCATGAGAAAGGTTATTTGCTGGCGCGTGTTGTTGATGTAAAAGACGATCCTGACGGCAGTATCGGTATGACCATCAACGAAGGCGTAATTGAAAAGGTTGAAATTGTCGGCAACCATAAAACAAAAGACTTCATCATTAAAAACGCTATCAAAGTCAAACCCGGTTCCGTGTACAACGAGCGCGATCTAACAACTGCCTTGCGCAAGTTGTACGCCAATGGTTATTTCCAGGACATCAGAAGATCGCTTACGCCAAATCCGACTGACCCAAACAAGTACACGCTTAAGGTGGAAGTTGATGAAAAACGCACCGGCTCAGTAGGCTTAGGTGGTGGGGTCGACACAGTTGCCGGTCCATTTGGATCATTTAGCGTATCTGACGCCAACTTCCGCGGACGCGGACAAGTTGTGCAAATGAATGCGCAAATTGGTTCAGGCATGTTGAACTCGTTGTCGAACACTGTGAACAACGGCGGCAACAAATTCCTCTCCAACAGACGTACTTATCAGTTGGAAGGCTCGTGGATCGAACCGAACTTAATGGGAAGCAAAACATCACTTGCCTTAAATGCCTTTGCCCGAGATTTCAACTCGATGACGATTGATTATTCTCAGCAGCAGACTTTTGGTTTAGGCGCTACATTTACCAGACCTCTAGCTAAACACACAACAGCCAATTTAGGTTTACTTGGTGAAACAACCAAACTCTTCGATGTAGGAAATTTCGCCAATAACATGAACACTACTGAGTATCTAACTCAGCAAGCCCTTCAACAAGGCTTCACCAATAATCCGACAACCGCCTACCAAATGGCCAATCAGGTGCGCAACCAACAACTGCAAGGCGGCACTTATGCAACTTTTAGCCCGTCAATACAATATGACACCAGAGACAGCATGTCCGATCCGCATAAGGGATCAGTTGCACGCCTATCAGGAGGTCCTTCTCTGGGCTTGGCTGGACCAAGTTTTATGCGCTTGGGTGCAAGCGTTAGCAAATACGTACCAGTAACAAGAAATTCAAATCTTGCTTTCAACTTCCAGGGCGGTGCCGCGATGGGCGGCATGCCGCAATTTGCCATGTATCGACTAGGTGGCTATAACGGACTGCGCGGTTATCGTCAGTTCACTGATCTGGGAACTGGCTCTTCAATGCTTATGGCCACTGCGGAATATCGTTTCAAAATTCCTATGCCAAAAGGCAGCGGTTCTTCTGTTTATAACTATGTCGCCAACAAAGTAAATAAGCACGCAAGACTCGCATTGTTTACCGACGCCGGAGCTGTCGGTGGCAATGCCATGACAAACGACTTTTTCCAAAGAGGAACAATTGGTGCCTCGGCTGGTATCGGATTGCGTCTCAATTTGCCGATGGTCGGCGTAATCAGACTTGACTACGGTTTCCCTCTGTTAAGTACGGCTTTGGGCAAGATGACACCACGCTTTACAGTCGGCTTCGGAGACAAATTCTAG
- a CDS encoding OmpH family outer membrane protein, with translation MRNSHKLLSIALLAATMALPASAQQAATKMSIGLIDREKLLTSYSKAEAAAKDFKLAQDRVQKIMEDGQKQYDEAKNAHKPPAELEGLKKRLETTVDDEMKKLSAKAQALETQLEADVDAAVKAEAAARKIDVVMIKQAVFMGGTDITEGVLKRLTAGAPVSTGAATSNATTK, from the coding sequence ATGCGTAACTCTCATAAGTTGCTTTCCATAGCCTTACTTGCCGCTACTATGGCTCTGCCAGCTAGCGCCCAACAAGCCGCTACAAAGATGTCGATTGGTCTTATTGACCGCGAAAAGCTGCTAACAAGCTACAGCAAAGCAGAAGCTGCTGCTAAAGATTTCAAATTGGCTCAAGACCGCGTACAGAAGATCATGGAAGATGGTCAGAAGCAGTACGACGAAGCCAAGAACGCCCACAAGCCACCAGCAGAATTGGAAGGCTTGAAGAAGCGCTTGGAAACCACCGTTGATGATGAAATGAAGAAGCTATCCGCAAAAGCTCAAGCCTTGGAAACACAATTGGAAGCTGACGTAGATGCTGCCGTTAAGGCAGAAGCTGCCGCTCGCAAGATTGATGTTGTGATGATCAAGCAAGCAGTCTTCATGGGCGGAACAGATATCACTGAAGGCGTACTGAAGCGCCTAACAGCAGGTGCTCCTGTTTCCACTGGTGCTGCCACAAGCAACGCCACCACGAAGTAA
- the lpxD gene encoding UDP-3-O-(3-hydroxymyristoyl)glucosamine N-acyltransferase, which produces MKLPQELKLKDLAFFIGGKVIGDGDTKVSTFAMNPLAAKEGDLAVLFDKAYLKRIDECKASAAIVPSGTKCSIPHIAVDRPLLAMQKMLGAMQPKRFIPPNGIHPSAVIDETATIGEKVAIGPNVVIGPGSTIGDNTTIMANCVIGGKVNIGRNCLLHPGALIADYVQIGNRVIIQQGASIGSDGFSYVTEKMSNIERRLAGITPLSKEQNSNLKIPNIGNVIIEDDCEIGANATIDRATVGSTKIGAGTKVDNLVMIAHNCNIGKDVLVIAQSAVAGSCKIHDRAILAGQVGLKDHITIGADAIIEAQAGVLSDIAEDAVVVGSPALPAREHLTNVAYGRKGEQMYKQLRALQKKVDELEAQLNGKAMATAK; this is translated from the coding sequence ATGAAGTTGCCGCAAGAGCTGAAGCTAAAAGACTTGGCCTTTTTCATTGGTGGAAAAGTTATAGGCGATGGTGATACGAAAGTATCAACATTTGCCATGAATCCGCTGGCTGCCAAAGAAGGTGATTTAGCAGTACTATTCGACAAGGCATATTTAAAGCGCATTGACGAGTGCAAAGCATCAGCAGCAATTGTTCCATCAGGGACAAAGTGCTCCATACCTCATATCGCAGTTGATCGTCCGCTACTAGCGATGCAAAAAATGCTGGGCGCCATGCAACCAAAACGCTTCATTCCTCCTAATGGAATTCATCCATCTGCTGTTATTGATGAAACTGCCACCATCGGTGAAAAGGTAGCAATCGGTCCGAATGTTGTTATTGGCCCCGGTTCAACAATTGGGGACAATACAACAATCATGGCCAACTGCGTAATCGGCGGCAAAGTAAACATTGGCCGCAATTGCTTATTACATCCAGGTGCCTTAATTGCAGATTACGTGCAAATCGGCAATCGTGTAATCATTCAGCAAGGTGCAAGCATTGGCTCCGATGGTTTCTCCTACGTCACTGAAAAAATGTCCAATATCGAGCGCAGACTGGCAGGTATTACACCGCTGTCAAAAGAGCAAAACAGCAACCTCAAAATTCCAAACATCGGCAATGTAATTATTGAAGACGATTGTGAGATAGGTGCAAATGCAACAATAGACAGAGCAACTGTCGGCTCCACAAAAATTGGTGCCGGTACCAAGGTGGATAACTTGGTCATGATTGCTCACAATTGCAATATCGGCAAGGATGTTTTGGTTATCGCGCAATCAGCAGTTGCCGGCTCTTGCAAAATACACGACAGAGCCATTCTTGCCGGGCAAGTCGGGCTCAAGGACCACATCACAATTGGTGCTGACGCAATTATCGAAGCACAAGCCGGCGTATTGTCCGACATTGCTGAAGATGCCGTTGTTGTCGGCTCACCGGCATTACCTGCACGTGAACACTTAACCAACGTTGCCTATGGCAGAAAAGGCGAGCAAATGTACAAACAGCTGCGCGCCCTGCAAAAGAAAGTTGATGAGTTAGAAGCACAACTTAACGGCAAAGCAATGGCGACGGCAAAGTAG
- a CDS encoding UDP-3-O-acyl-N-acetylglucosamine deacetylase, with protein sequence MQSKVLDRKPITFESKGLTSGKTVKVEINFEKPGHGIVFQLPGGINVPANADSVVNTLRNVVLGKDSNRLCIVEHFLCATSLFGLTDLLVKVDGPEMPLGDGSAKIWFDLFESNGLKPEPPAATVELKEPVTCGKGDRMLLAIPDETFSVTYLMDWNHPKIGKRWQTWTSAMAPSEIFNARTFGSLKEHEMLGLSQDVVSLTADGFTQPLHFEDEPVRHKLLDLIGDLALCGINPLTIKARFISIKAGHEMDVVMAKKLKDILK encoded by the coding sequence ATGCAATCCAAAGTATTGGACAGAAAACCAATTACGTTTGAATCCAAAGGATTGACCTCCGGAAAAACCGTCAAAGTTGAGATCAATTTTGAAAAGCCAGGTCACGGCATTGTTTTTCAATTACCCGGTGGCATAAATGTTCCGGCTAACGCCGACAGCGTCGTCAATACTTTGCGAAACGTTGTGCTCGGTAAAGACTCCAATCGTCTATGCATCGTAGAGCATTTCTTGTGCGCCACAAGCCTCTTTGGCTTGACCGACCTGCTTGTAAAAGTAGATGGCCCGGAAATGCCCTTAGGCGACGGTAGCGCCAAAATCTGGTTTGACTTATTCGAATCAAATGGACTTAAACCAGAACCACCTGCGGCAACAGTCGAACTCAAAGAACCGGTTACTTGCGGCAAGGGCGATAGAATGCTTTTGGCTATTCCCGATGAAACATTTTCAGTCACTTACCTCATGGACTGGAACCATCCCAAGATAGGCAAGCGCTGGCAGACTTGGACAAGTGCCATGGCTCCCTCGGAAATATTCAATGCCAGAACTTTTGGTTCACTCAAGGAACATGAGATGCTTGGTTTGAGTCAAGATGTGGTAAGCCTAACAGCCGATGGTTTCACACAGCCATTGCACTTTGAGGATGAACCTGTCAGACACAAGCTTCTTGATCTAATAGGCGACCTGGCACTTTGCGGTATCAATCCACTGACGATAAAAGCTCGTTTCATCAGCATCAAAGCTGGTCACGAGATGGATGTCGTTATGGCTAAAAAACTAAAAGACATACTCAAATAG
- a CDS encoding DUF4139 domain-containing protein, which translates to MNNTSKLATLALALALLGQPVQAEQTASESKGVSLTIYNQNFGLVKDVRAIELKAGLNDVRFEDVAAQIDPTSVSFRSLTAPNSVVVREQNYQYDLLNPNTILAKSIGKQARFRQFLGNGQINDITGTLLNAPQATIADGNGNLSMTTQGLVIKTADSIILNPAGQIELSGLPLGLVSKPSLLWKIETNKPGNHETEIAYQTQGLNWHCDYIAVANEDDTKVDLTSWVTLNNTSGASYKDAALKLVAGTPHLVPVPAPRTMAFSAGASDMMMAKENFAEQSFAEYHLYKLNGVSDVNQNETKQISLFNAADIQATKTLVTESQPIFWQLPDQDDKQPVNVKLEIKNNKANNLGMPLPQGKIRVYKKDQDGSLQFVGEDSIGHTPRDESIKLQLGTAFDVICEHKQMNFQQVSDRISRLSWESSLRNQKDKPVTVLVVEHAQGQWKILNSSQPFEKKDARTFEFKVPVPAHGAAKVTYQIEIKN; encoded by the coding sequence ATGAACAATACATCCAAGCTAGCAACACTAGCATTAGCTTTAGCTTTGCTTGGGCAACCTGTCCAGGCAGAACAAACAGCCAGCGAGTCAAAAGGCGTCAGTCTCACAATCTACAATCAGAATTTCGGCTTAGTTAAAGATGTCCGAGCAATTGAATTGAAGGCAGGACTAAATGACGTTCGTTTTGAAGATGTAGCCGCCCAAATCGATCCGACATCTGTTAGCTTTCGCTCTTTGACAGCACCAAATTCGGTAGTTGTCAGAGAACAGAATTACCAATACGACCTTTTAAACCCAAACACTATTCTTGCTAAATCTATCGGCAAACAAGCCAGATTTCGTCAATTCCTAGGTAATGGACAAATAAATGACATTACAGGAACACTTCTGAATGCTCCCCAAGCAACAATTGCCGATGGCAACGGCAATTTGTCCATGACCACCCAAGGACTGGTAATCAAAACCGCCGATTCGATAATTCTAAATCCGGCAGGACAAATTGAATTGTCCGGACTACCTTTAGGATTAGTTTCCAAGCCGTCGCTGCTCTGGAAAATTGAGACTAATAAACCAGGAAATCACGAAACAGAAATTGCCTATCAAACTCAGGGGCTAAATTGGCATTGCGATTATATTGCCGTAGCCAATGAAGACGATACCAAGGTTGATCTAACAAGCTGGGTGACTTTGAACAACACATCCGGGGCCAGCTATAAAGATGCCGCCCTAAAATTAGTGGCAGGAACTCCGCATCTAGTGCCTGTTCCTGCGCCCCGTACAATGGCATTTTCGGCAGGTGCGAGCGATATGATGATGGCCAAAGAAAATTTTGCCGAGCAGTCCTTTGCTGAATATCACCTATATAAGTTAAATGGTGTGAGCGACGTTAATCAGAACGAGACGAAGCAAATAAGCCTGTTCAACGCCGCTGACATTCAAGCAACAAAAACACTGGTCACAGAGTCCCAGCCGATTTTTTGGCAGCTGCCTGATCAAGACGACAAGCAACCAGTAAATGTAAAACTGGAAATAAAGAACAACAAGGCAAATAATCTAGGAATGCCTCTGCCTCAAGGAAAAATTCGCGTCTATAAAAAGGACCAGGACGGTTCCCTGCAATTTGTGGGCGAGGATTCAATAGGCCATACTCCCAGGGACGAAAGCATAAAACTGCAACTGGGCACTGCCTTTGATGTTATTTGTGAGCACAAACAAATGAACTTCCAGCAGGTCTCGGATCGTATAAGTAGACTGTCCTGGGAAAGTAGCTTGCGCAATCAAAAGGACAAGCCAGTTACAGTTTTAGTTGTAGAGCACGCGCAAGGGCAATGGAAAATCCTAAATTCCAGCCAGCCCTTTGAGAAAAAGGACGCACGTACTTTTGAGTTCAAGGTACCTGTACCAGCTCATGGCGCAGCAAAAGTAACCTATCAAATTGAGATCAAGAATTAG